TCCCCATGTATATTCCTTGCACACCTACTGTAAAAAGAGCATCTACCACTAATCTGAAAGATCCACAGAACACAAATGAAACAGCAAATTAATAGCAAATTAATAGTAAAGCTTTGCAGATAGgatattttgtattttcttttcttattctctctctctctctctctcccctcccaagggaaaaaaaaccaaGGGTGGTAACATAAAAAATGCACAATGTGATGGAAGTCCCCAAGTATGTCATCATTAAATGGATCCCCAGATTTTACCTGAATTTTGTTTCTCAAGCCCGAAAAGAACGATGAATATGCTCATATAAGGTCCTCACTAATCAATTCCAATGCGACAAATTGGATTTCTCTTGATGAGATTAAGATCCACCTGCACAagaaattagatttttttaaaaaaaaacatgatctttTGTTCTGTCTACAACTTGCATGGAGCTGTAAATTAAGTTTGTACCTTGTGTCCAAAGAGATCTCGGATGTTATCGATTCCATACAGTATCATGGTAGGCCTGCCATAAAAAGAATATGAAGGTCAAACTTTTCCATCCCACTTTCACGAACATAAATGAAGTAGTGGTTTTCTAGCTCAGTCTAATTTATCAAATATTCTGGTAAAACCTATCCCATTCAACTTCCTCAAAATTAAAAGCCAACATTACCTTTCAAGAGAAAGACCCCACGCAATTACCCTAACATCTTCTGGTAGCCCCATTGGCAGCAACATTTCCGGCCTAAACATGCCAGAATTCCCAATTTCCACCCATTTCTTAAAGCCTTCATGATAACTGACCAAATAGGGGGGGAAAATATATGTAAGGTTGCTAATTACATCGAGCCATCGAGGCATACACCACAGGTGCCACATGCATCAAAACAAGATTCCTTTACCTGAAGATTTCCATGCTAGGCTCCGTATATGGATTGTAAGCAGGTTTGAAACGCAGTTTTGACATACCTGAACACATGAGAAGGGCAAAGGATGTTATATTTGACTCTTAGCTTACAAATTAAATGTTTTCCTAAATGCATTACTTCACAGCTATCAAAATAGCCTCCTATATAACTCCATATCTCTGATACATAAATAGACCTACCAACAAGATCCACAAAATGTCAAGAGACCACAGGTTATGTCCTATAAACCTCAGAAAAGGTTAATTGTGAATTGTAGGACATGATGGGaaatgaaatgacaaaaattgCAAGACATTTACCCAGGCGAGAAAAGAAATCATGCAACACTCCAATCAGGTCACCAAGAGTAAGGCCCCGATCACATACCAGACCTGAATAAACATAtcccaaaacataaaaataataaatacttATTACTTGCCACATAGATATGTTGCTTCAATCAATGCCTGATGAAACATTAAAGACCCAGAGCTTGTCAGATGTACCTTCAATCTGGTGGAACTCTGCAAGATGAGTTCGATCTACAGCTTCATTTCGGAAAACACGATCAATTGAgaagtacttttttggggtgaaaGATTTCTGCGCATAACAAATAGTCCAATAAAATTCACGcagaaaaagataaaacataaGAGTTCAAACATCTAAGGCTCATCTATAACCAGTTTACAGAAAAATGTGGAGGTTATGAAAGCATAAATTTTTGGCTTGGGGGAGAATGTTACAGGGggaagaaaatatttcagattgacaTTCAACCAAAATGACATCAAGTAGAGGGGGAACTTTAGTTCCAGAAGTACAGGAAAGAAAGTAGAATCAAGTACTTAAAACACCACCCCCCTTTCCTTTGGTAATAGTCAAACAAGCACAAATAGCAGAGATCTATGGCAATTTACCTGTTGTGCAAGCAAGTAAAGCATCCTCGAGGAAACAGCAGTTGTATGGGTTCTTAATAGGTTTTTAtttgcttcttctcttttccaatCATATCCATATCTATATAGAAAAGAATGCTTCTTTCAGGAAAAACTGATTTTGTAATGGTATGCCAAAACTATGAAACAACATACCCTCTGGATCCATAACCACCAGATTCATGAACACACTTCACCCTCTCAACATAAGCTTCAGGCAGCTCCCTAGTAGTGGAAGGAACTGAAAATACAAGAGCCAGATGACTAATGATTGGACAGAACATAACTAAATTAccaagtaagatatcaaggAAAATTGACCTTTTAAAAAGAAGGTATCATGTGAATCACGAGCAGGGTGTTGCTGTGGCTGGAAGAGTGCATCAAAATTCCAAAAGCTGCAAGTTTGAGTAGAAACAAATCAATCAGGTGGTACaccatggggaggggggggggggggagagaaatcATCACGGACAACATTCAGAAGAACATGGACTACAAGCATAACCCTTTTGGTCCAATATAAACTTAAGAATAGACAATAGAAGATTAGATTATAAACtagtaatgactaatgaaaattttgcaTGTCAATTATTAACTCCTACAATTTAGATACATTATCTCGCAGTTCCAATCTACCTTAGAGCAATGGGATTTTTCAATCTACTCAGAAAGTGCCCATCAACAATCATAGAAATAACACAATTATAGATATGGAATTCTTACTAACCTGCTTTCAACAAAATTATTTGTGGGCATCTCCTCAAAACTGCAACCAGTAGATAACCAATACTTCAGATATTCAAGCTTGTCAATATATGTATTAACGTGAAAGATTACATTTAAATCATGAAATTCAGTACAGTTCAATCTCTTTTTTTACCCCATTTGAAGGAAGATATTTTGCAATTGCCTTCGAACCTGAAATGGAGAGACAGGTTAGAAGCACTGCCAAATGTCTATGGAAACAAATTATAGATTAACTAAATTAAAATTAGAGAAAGCATGAACCCAGCTCTAACATGTGGGGAACACTCATGCCTCATGGTACATTTCTGTCAAAAAGCACAAGGCAAGTGGTCAAAATAAACTTCCATTTTTGGCCATtcctaatttaaaaaataaactttGATGGCTAGCATAACCGGGGAGGGGATGGAGAGGTCAATACATGGTGGATTATGCATCTGACAGAGACAAGGGAACTGGTCTCATAGGTATTTTCCAACAATGACATGGGCAGTTGACAAATCCTCATTGTTAGGAACACCTTTCAGACCAAGGGAGGCTTATCTTGTCGGTACAAGattatctgccatgtggcatgtTAGATGCGGCACAAAATCTGTGGATaggtagaccccaaggtccccttaagtttcagcccaatccTAGGTAGCCAAGTGgctgaaagaaaacaaaacaaagaaagcattgaaaaatctgGGACTATCAAGCTGCCAAAGGATGCACAGCACACCCAGCGGggtggacatacatggga
The nucleotide sequence above comes from Telopea speciosissima isolate NSW1024214 ecotype Mountain lineage chromosome 3, Tspe_v1, whole genome shotgun sequence. Encoded proteins:
- the LOC122654609 gene encoding phenylalanine--tRNA ligase alpha subunit, cytoplasmic → MAEDAILGFLESNKNISDSGQFAADVGIDHNEIINVIKSLHGFRLVDAQDIKKEKWVLTGEGKSYTVAGSPEVQLFLAIPPEGISREELQKMVDPSVYKIGCAQAIKNKWVEMGKQLVSRKVQNVEDRVKDLLLQIQEGEVVDQEDIDALKRRKLIALQTWKGYSLQRGPNYAPKRKKAVTDLTREHLQRGDWKELEFKEYNFSAKGPPAEGGYLNPLLKVRRQLQNIFLQMGFEEMPTNNFVESSFWNFDALFQPQQHPARDSHDTFFLKVPSTTRELPEAYVERVKCVHESGGYGSRGYGYDWKREEANKNLLRTHTTAVSSRMLYLLAQQKSFTPKKYFSIDRVFRNEAVDRTHLAEFHQIEGLVCDRGLTLGDLIGVLHDFFSRLGMSKLRFKPAYNPYTEPSMEIFSYHEGFKKWVEIGNSGMFRPEMLLPMGLPEDVRVIAWGLSLERPTMILYGIDNIRDLFGHKVDLNLIKRNPICRIGID